One Cryptosporangium aurantiacum DNA window includes the following coding sequences:
- a CDS encoding alkaline phosphatase D family protein, translating into MAALVLGPLLRHVTDTSVTVWVETDAPCEVDVLGRTARTFCVHGHHYALVVVDGLQPGTQQQYEVTLDDTVVWPEPDSPYPPSVLRTPAPEHTQRLIFGSCRHATPNALEQMGYEPDALDTFAQRMATEEPGRWPDAVLLLGDQVYADHTSPKTQEFIRSRRPVDEPPFLEVANFEEYTALYQESWSDPDIRWLLANVPSAMIFDDHDVRDDWNTSYAWRRDVENTSWWRSRIIGGLTSYWIYQHLGNLSPSDLALDPMWLAVRAAGDAGVDAAPLLEKLAATSDAEVDGEPDAGVRWSYTIDYGRTRVVVVDTRCGRVLTETDRAMMSDAEFEWLAEQFDGDYDHLLVASSLPWLLPWAIHHVENWNEALCAGSRGPRLAKIGEVVRRAADLEHWSAFAESFERLGRLLAEVSRGERGPRPASIAVLSGDVHHAYVAKASFDPPGETPVYQLVVSPVHQTVPSAIKLGFTVGWSRLAAAVARPMARWAKVPKSAVRWTRLSGPFYGNELGTLVIDGRVARFSLERALRTPGSAPRLSTVNQTPLSWRDRATADPVAPFPARAELN; encoded by the coding sequence ATGGCTGCGCTCGTACTCGGTCCGTTGCTCCGGCACGTCACCGACACCAGCGTCACGGTATGGGTCGAGACCGACGCTCCCTGCGAGGTCGACGTGCTCGGCCGCACGGCAAGGACGTTCTGCGTCCACGGCCACCACTACGCGCTGGTCGTCGTCGACGGCCTGCAGCCCGGCACCCAGCAGCAGTACGAGGTCACGCTCGACGACACCGTCGTGTGGCCGGAACCGGACTCGCCCTATCCGCCCTCGGTGCTGCGCACACCGGCACCGGAGCACACCCAACGGCTGATCTTCGGCTCCTGCAGGCACGCCACCCCCAACGCGCTCGAACAGATGGGCTACGAGCCGGACGCGCTGGACACGTTCGCCCAGCGGATGGCGACCGAGGAGCCCGGCCGGTGGCCGGACGCCGTCCTGCTGCTCGGCGACCAGGTGTACGCCGACCACACCTCACCGAAGACGCAGGAGTTCATCCGCAGCCGCCGCCCGGTCGACGAGCCGCCGTTCCTCGAGGTCGCGAACTTCGAGGAGTACACGGCGCTCTACCAGGAGTCCTGGAGCGACCCGGACATCCGCTGGCTGCTGGCCAACGTCCCGAGCGCGATGATCTTCGACGACCACGACGTCCGCGACGACTGGAACACCTCGTACGCATGGCGGCGCGACGTGGAGAACACGTCGTGGTGGCGGTCCCGGATCATCGGCGGTCTGACGAGCTACTGGATCTACCAGCATTTAGGGAATCTCTCCCCGTCCGACCTAGCGCTCGACCCGATGTGGCTCGCGGTCCGCGCGGCAGGCGACGCCGGGGTGGACGCCGCGCCGCTGCTGGAGAAGCTGGCCGCGACCTCCGATGCGGAGGTGGACGGCGAGCCGGACGCCGGCGTGCGCTGGAGCTACACGATCGACTACGGGCGGACCCGGGTCGTCGTCGTGGACACCCGGTGCGGCCGGGTCCTGACCGAGACCGACCGGGCGATGATGAGCGACGCCGAGTTCGAGTGGCTCGCCGAACAGTTCGACGGCGACTACGACCACCTGCTCGTCGCGTCCTCGCTGCCGTGGCTGTTGCCGTGGGCGATCCACCACGTGGAGAACTGGAACGAGGCGCTGTGCGCGGGTAGCCGCGGGCCGCGGCTGGCCAAGATCGGCGAGGTCGTCCGGCGAGCCGCCGACCTGGAGCATTGGTCGGCGTTCGCGGAGTCGTTCGAGCGGCTGGGACGGCTGCTGGCGGAGGTGTCCCGCGGCGAGCGTGGCCCGCGTCCGGCGAGCATCGCGGTGCTCTCCGGGGACGTCCACCACGCGTACGTGGCGAAGGCGTCGTTCGACCCGCCGGGGGAAACGCCGGTCTACCAGCTCGTCGTGTCGCCGGTGCACCAGACCGTGCCGAGCGCGATCAAGCTGGGCTTCACCGTGGGCTGGAGCCGGTTGGCGGCGGCGGTGGCGCGGCCGATGGCGCGCTGGGCGAAGGTGCCGAAGTCGGCCGTGCGCTGGACCCGGCTGTCCGGGCCGTTCTACGGCAACGAGCTGGGCACGCTGGTGATCGACGGC
- the ftsY gene encoding signal recognition particle-docking protein FtsY produces MEYLILGAVLLVVLIGAGVGLLVPRRRGRIDLPPVTPGKVADEVSGGTDTLVRPPVEEAPVVEPEAPAVPEAPVVPEKPAIEVPEPTAGRLVRLRSRLSRSQNALGRGLLALLSRDHLDEDDWEEVEDALLTADVGVAATTEIVERLRERTRVLGTRTPDELRKLLADELVAAIGADVDRALRTAPHADRPAVVLMVGVNGVGKTTTCGKVARVLVADGRTVLLGAADTFRAAAADQLQTWGERVGAETVRGPEGADPASVAFDAVRQGIAAKVDTVLVDTAGRLQNKVGLMDELGKVKRVIEKHGPVDETLLVLDATTGQNGLAQARVFTQVVDVTGVVLTKLDGTAKGGIVIAVQRELGIPVKLIGLGEGPDDLAPFEPAAFVDALLGEAA; encoded by the coding sequence ATGGAGTACCTGATCCTCGGTGCAGTCCTGCTCGTCGTGCTGATCGGCGCGGGCGTCGGACTGCTCGTTCCCCGCCGCCGTGGCCGGATCGACCTTCCGCCGGTGACCCCGGGCAAGGTCGCCGACGAGGTCTCGGGCGGCACCGACACGCTGGTCCGGCCGCCGGTCGAGGAGGCGCCGGTCGTCGAGCCGGAGGCTCCGGCGGTACCGGAAGCGCCGGTGGTGCCGGAGAAGCCGGCGATCGAGGTCCCGGAGCCGACCGCGGGCCGTCTGGTCCGGTTGCGGTCCCGCCTCTCCCGCTCGCAGAACGCGCTCGGCCGCGGCCTGCTGGCCCTGCTCTCCCGCGACCACCTCGACGAGGACGACTGGGAAGAGGTCGAGGACGCGCTGCTCACCGCCGACGTCGGGGTGGCCGCCACCACCGAGATCGTCGAGCGGCTGCGCGAGCGGACCCGGGTACTCGGCACCCGTACCCCCGACGAGCTGCGGAAACTGCTCGCCGACGAGCTGGTCGCCGCGATCGGCGCCGACGTCGACCGGGCACTGCGCACCGCACCGCACGCCGACCGTCCCGCGGTCGTGCTCATGGTCGGCGTCAACGGCGTCGGCAAGACCACGACCTGCGGAAAGGTCGCGCGCGTCCTGGTCGCCGACGGCCGTACCGTGCTGCTGGGCGCCGCCGACACGTTCCGCGCCGCCGCCGCCGACCAGTTGCAAACCTGGGGCGAACGGGTAGGTGCGGAGACAGTCCGCGGTCCGGAGGGCGCCGACCCCGCTTCGGTGGCGTTCGACGCCGTTCGGCAGGGAATTGCGGCGAAGGTGGATACCGTGCTGGTAGACACCGCTGGCCGGTTGCAGAACAAGGTGGGTCTCATGGATGAGCTCGGCAAGGTCAAGCGGGTGATCGAGAAGCACGGGCCGGTCGACGAGACCCTGCTCGTCCTCGACGCCACCACGGGCCAGAACGGCCTGGCGCAGGCCCGGGTGTTCACCCAGGTCGTCGACGTCACCGGGGTGGTGCTGACGAAGCTGGACGGCACCGCCAAGGGCGGCATCGTGATCGCCGTCCAGCGTGAGCTGGGCATCCCGGTCAAGCTGATCGGGCTCGGCGAAGGCCCGGACGACCTGGCTCCGTTCGAACCGGCGGCCTTCGTCGACGCGCTCCTCGGCGAGGCGGCGTGA
- a CDS encoding aminoglycoside phosphotransferase family protein: MTQQEIPLEGGSVSTVVRVGDTVRRTAGPWTPAVHALLRHLEAVGFTGAPRAFGIDEKGREVLSYLDGETGEYPLKPHWTTDEALVTVATMLRLFHDAQAGFVPPPGTRWRSFGPPPPDTEVICHHDAAPHNVVWRPDGTLAMIDFDLSSPGARIYDVAYSAWTWVPLFSDRDSRTLGWRHPDRPRRLRLFADAYGLTPRDRARLVRTIRTRIVDHIEGIRRMAEAGEPAFVRIVQKGHLKRPVRDLRLIDHERHLLEHALR; the protein is encoded by the coding sequence GTGACGCAACAGGAGATTCCGCTCGAGGGCGGCAGCGTCAGCACTGTCGTCCGGGTCGGTGACACCGTCAGACGGACAGCCGGCCCGTGGACGCCTGCCGTGCACGCGCTGCTTCGCCACCTCGAAGCGGTCGGCTTCACCGGCGCGCCGCGCGCGTTCGGGATCGACGAGAAGGGCCGCGAGGTTCTCTCGTACCTCGACGGCGAGACCGGGGAGTACCCGCTCAAACCGCACTGGACGACCGACGAAGCGCTGGTCACCGTCGCGACGATGCTGCGGCTGTTCCACGACGCCCAGGCCGGGTTCGTGCCACCGCCGGGCACGCGCTGGCGCTCGTTCGGGCCGCCTCCGCCCGACACCGAGGTGATCTGCCACCACGACGCGGCGCCGCACAACGTCGTCTGGCGGCCGGACGGGACGCTGGCGATGATCGACTTCGATCTCTCGTCGCCCGGTGCCCGGATCTACGACGTCGCGTACTCGGCGTGGACCTGGGTACCGCTCTTCTCCGACCGGGACTCCCGGACGCTCGGCTGGCGCCATCCGGATCGGCCGCGGCGGCTACGGCTGTTCGCGGACGCGTACGGGCTGACGCCGCGCGACCGGGCTCGGTTGGTGCGCACGATCCGCACCCGGATCGTCGATCACATCGAGGGCATCCGGCGGATGGCAGAAGCGGGCGAGCCGGCGTTCGTCCGGATCGTGCAGAAGGGCCACCTCAAACGCCCCGTGCGCGACCTCCGTCTCATAGACCACGAGCGCCATCTTCTGGAGCACGCGCTGCGTTAG
- a CDS encoding DUF692 domain-containing protein, whose amino-acid sequence MSSLPELGVGVGWRPEIAGIVAELPDLRFCEVVAEGIHTHLPLSGPLATLRERGVTCVPHGVRLSLGGAEPVEPSRVAHLAECAALLDAPLVSEHIAFVRAGDLEAGHLLPVPRTRAAVDALAANYARTVDGLGGVPLALEPIAALFDWPDDEYDEADFLNAVLDRTGALLLLDVANVYANAQNRGQDPVALLDRLPLDRVAYVHVAGGREHEGLYHDTHTDPVPQPVLDLVTALAERATPAGWLLERDGDYPPAEVLRAELAAITTAVEAGVVAGAR is encoded by the coding sequence ATGAGCTCGCTGCCGGAGCTGGGCGTCGGGGTCGGTTGGCGCCCGGAGATCGCGGGGATCGTCGCGGAGCTGCCGGACCTGCGGTTCTGCGAGGTCGTCGCGGAGGGCATCCACACGCACCTGCCGCTGTCCGGCCCGCTGGCGACGCTGCGGGAACGCGGGGTGACGTGCGTGCCGCACGGCGTCCGGCTGTCGCTGGGCGGCGCCGAGCCGGTCGAGCCGTCGCGGGTGGCGCACCTGGCCGAGTGCGCGGCGCTGCTGGACGCACCGCTGGTCAGCGAACACATCGCGTTCGTTCGGGCCGGTGACCTGGAGGCGGGGCACCTGCTGCCGGTGCCCCGGACCCGAGCCGCGGTGGACGCGCTGGCCGCGAACTACGCCCGCACCGTCGACGGGCTGGGTGGTGTACCGCTGGCGCTGGAGCCGATCGCGGCGCTGTTCGACTGGCCGGACGACGAGTACGACGAGGCCGACTTCCTGAACGCGGTCCTCGACCGAACCGGCGCGCTCCTGCTGCTGGACGTCGCGAACGTGTACGCGAACGCGCAGAACCGCGGCCAGGATCCGGTCGCGCTGCTCGACCGCTTACCGCTCGATCGGGTCGCGTACGTCCACGTGGCCGGTGGGCGGGAGCACGAGGGGCTGTACCACGACACGCACACCGATCCGGTGCCGCAGCCGGTACTGGACTTGGTGACCGCGCTGGCCGAGCGTGCGACGCCGGCCGGGTGGCTGCTCGAACGCGACGGCGACTACCCGCCGGCCGAGGTGCTCCGCGCCGAACTCGCCGCGATCACCACGGCGGTCGAGGCGGGCGTCGTCGCAGGCGCCCGATGA
- a CDS encoding TIGR04222 domain-containing membrane protein, producing the protein MRILAAPGDTWGIPGTTFLIGYAVLAGVSIWLAVVLRRGIARGAGPETLLPVSDPFALALLAGGPLQAVQSAIAGLRARHLVTAASGGGVAASRPPINGLHPLENAVHRAITGGRKHVWMLLADQRVRQAVDIVRKDLEQAGLVLTGPQRVTYRFLGLLPAPVLMLGAVRFWDGAAAGKPVGYLTALLIVLTVIQIFFLLGGAPEKTKAGETALRDEIRRHDHLKPELNPAWGAYGAVGAAMGVALFGTAALYAADPAFAAESEIRRAAAAGTSSSSSSGSGDSGSSCSSSSSCSSGSSCGGGGGCGGGGGCGG; encoded by the coding sequence ATGAGAATCCTCGCGGCTCCTGGTGACACCTGGGGGATCCCCGGGACGACGTTCCTGATCGGATACGCGGTCCTGGCCGGGGTCTCGATCTGGTTGGCGGTCGTGCTGCGCCGCGGCATCGCGCGGGGCGCCGGACCGGAGACCCTGCTGCCGGTGTCCGATCCGTTCGCGCTCGCGCTGCTGGCCGGTGGGCCGCTGCAGGCCGTCCAGTCCGCGATCGCCGGGCTACGGGCACGCCACCTGGTCACCGCTGCTTCCGGCGGTGGCGTCGCGGCGTCCCGTCCGCCGATCAACGGCCTGCACCCGCTGGAGAACGCCGTCCACCGGGCGATCACCGGCGGCCGCAAGCACGTCTGGATGCTGCTGGCCGACCAGCGGGTCCGGCAGGCGGTCGACATCGTTCGTAAGGACCTGGAACAGGCCGGGCTGGTGCTCACCGGCCCGCAGCGGGTGACCTACCGGTTCCTCGGGCTGCTGCCGGCGCCGGTGCTGATGCTCGGCGCCGTCCGGTTCTGGGACGGAGCGGCCGCGGGCAAGCCGGTCGGGTACCTGACCGCGCTGCTGATCGTGCTCACCGTGATCCAGATCTTCTTCCTGCTCGGTGGCGCGCCGGAGAAGACCAAGGCCGGTGAAACCGCGCTCCGGGACGAGATCCGCCGCCACGATCACCTCAAGCCCGAGCTCAACCCGGCGTGGGGTGCGTACGGTGCGGTCGGTGCGGCGATGGGCGTCGCGCTGTTCGGCACCGCGGCGCTGTACGCTGCCGACCCCGCGTTCGCTGCCGAGTCGGAGATCCGGCGAGCGGCGGCGGCCGGTACGTCGAGCTCGTCGAGCAGCGGCAGCGGGGACAGCGGTTCGTCGTGCAGCAGCTCGTCATCGTGTTCGAGCGGGTCGAGCTGCGGTGGCGGCGGTGGTTGCGGCGGAGGAGGAGGGTGCGGCGGATGA
- a CDS encoding TIGR04222 domain-containing membrane protein, translating into MRTFAAPGDTWGISGPAFLLIYVVLAGVAIGATVVIRHALTRGPAPQTLRPITDPLLVALLSGGPWLAVPTAIATLRARHLVTAAAGGGIVASRSTADGLGSVEAATLWAIASGRTRLWTILADGHVAAAIGAARARLEQDGLATTAAQRAYYRLSGLLLVPVLVLGVVRWFAGVARGEPVGVLTLLVFVLVLVELVFLLGSVPDTTHAGRTAVRQEVRRYEHLRPSYRPAFDAYGATGAAMGVALFGAASLYVADPAFATEAGIPNSDVGASGSTVDSGSGSSSCSSSSSGSSSSSCSSSSSCSSSSSSCSSSSSSSGSSCGG; encoded by the coding sequence ATGAGAACCTTCGCGGCTCCCGGTGACACCTGGGGCATCTCCGGTCCCGCGTTCCTCCTGATCTACGTCGTCCTCGCCGGGGTGGCGATCGGGGCCACGGTGGTGATCCGGCACGCGCTCACTCGCGGCCCGGCGCCGCAGACGCTCCGCCCGATCACCGATCCCCTGCTGGTCGCGTTGCTGAGCGGCGGACCGTGGCTCGCCGTCCCGACCGCGATCGCCACGTTGCGCGCCCGCCACCTGGTCACCGCGGCTGCCGGCGGCGGCATCGTGGCGAGCAGGTCGACCGCCGACGGGCTGGGCTCGGTGGAGGCGGCCACCCTGTGGGCGATCGCCTCCGGGCGCACCCGGCTGTGGACGATCCTGGCCGACGGGCACGTGGCGGCCGCGATCGGCGCCGCGCGGGCCCGGTTGGAGCAGGACGGGCTCGCCACCACCGCGGCGCAGCGCGCGTATTACCGGCTCTCCGGGCTGCTTCTGGTGCCGGTGCTGGTACTCGGGGTCGTGCGGTGGTTCGCCGGGGTTGCGCGTGGCGAGCCGGTCGGCGTCCTCACGTTGCTGGTGTTCGTTCTGGTCCTCGTCGAGCTGGTGTTCCTGCTGGGTAGCGTCCCGGACACCACGCACGCCGGTCGAACGGCGGTGCGGCAGGAAGTTCGCCGCTACGAACACCTCCGGCCGTCGTACCGGCCGGCCTTCGACGCCTACGGAGCGACCGGTGCGGCGATGGGCGTCGCGCTGTTCGGCGCCGCGTCGCTGTACGTCGCCGACCCGGCGTTCGCCACGGAGGCCGGGATCCCGAACTCGGACGTGGGCGCGAGCGGTTCGACGGTTGACAGCGGATCCGGGTCGTCGTCGTGCAGCAGTTCCTCGTCGGGCAGTTCGTCCTCGTCGTGCAGCAGCTCGTCCTCGTGCAGTTCGTCCTCGTCGTCGTGCAGTTCGTCGTCCTCGTCGAGCGGGTCGAGCTGCGGCGGCTGA
- a CDS encoding NAD-binding protein, with the protein MELTGSHPPVVLVGSDALAVRLVEELGKLEDVATGRKPTTMPANGSRLRRLPSARPAARPASSSETGWVTVVVPDLEGPFVPHLRRSGATVRTGSGRDKAVLEAAGVPSASALVLLADDDVGNLHAALAARELNPEIRLVIRMFDEKLARRVEGLFGHDCTVLSSSLIAAPSFVDAALGDGQQLIEIGGRTLNAGPPETVAGSPYVVLARTDPAAPEGTALLPDRDCTDAELVLGEPALRVADVTRRRMRWPGGFTRWASGRLRWTLAGLSALVAVGSFVLKDGLGLSWLNSFYGMVSTLTTGAPDGVERAGAAVTLFVAGSMLAGVVLIALITAFAVDDLLGSRLAGTFGPSVGRVTGHVVVCGLGTVGLRMVEQLRAAGVPVVGIDTDPDASVAAVSRRLGVPVVRGDASDEHTLRAARAHRARSVVAATDDDVANVEVGLAVWAMDQDLRIVLRLFDQDLSDRITGALPQAVSLSVSAAAAPVFLAAMLGREVKAAIGHGRGVLLVAEVPVGPGSPADQQPLSDLEQSGRVRVFGHVREVAAPRNGGRAGAGRTRTLTWHPRPDATVAAGDTVLLVATRAGLTDVLLRTGATSDVPDAGGVPEDAGPPYGAPAGRRFRPVSARLAGRWRSGPVAVTTPWSPWSSLRAILDRRADQNVPRGDPAADGREAPDENLRGSR; encoded by the coding sequence ATGGAGTTAACGGGGTCACACCCGCCGGTCGTTCTGGTGGGCTCCGATGCGCTAGCCGTTCGGCTGGTCGAGGAGCTCGGCAAGCTGGAGGACGTCGCGACCGGTAGGAAGCCGACCACGATGCCGGCCAACGGTTCCCGGCTCCGTCGGCTTCCGTCCGCACGGCCGGCCGCTCGCCCGGCGTCCTCATCGGAGACGGGATGGGTCACGGTCGTCGTGCCGGACCTGGAGGGGCCGTTCGTCCCCCACCTCCGACGGTCCGGAGCGACGGTCCGCACCGGTTCCGGGCGGGACAAAGCGGTGCTGGAGGCCGCCGGGGTTCCGAGCGCGTCGGCGCTCGTGCTACTGGCCGACGACGACGTCGGGAACCTGCACGCCGCGCTGGCCGCCCGCGAGCTGAACCCGGAGATCCGCCTGGTGATCCGGATGTTCGACGAGAAGCTCGCGCGCCGCGTCGAGGGTCTGTTCGGCCACGACTGCACCGTGCTCTCGTCGTCGCTGATCGCGGCACCGTCGTTCGTCGACGCCGCGCTCGGCGACGGACAGCAGCTGATCGAGATCGGCGGCCGCACACTCAACGCGGGACCGCCCGAAACCGTCGCAGGCAGCCCGTACGTCGTCCTCGCCCGCACCGATCCGGCCGCACCGGAGGGCACCGCGCTGCTGCCCGACCGCGACTGCACGGACGCCGAACTCGTGCTCGGCGAACCGGCGCTGCGGGTGGCCGACGTCACCCGCCGCCGGATGCGCTGGCCCGGCGGGTTCACCCGGTGGGCGAGCGGCCGTCTGCGATGGACGCTCGCCGGCCTGTCCGCGCTGGTGGCGGTCGGTTCCTTCGTGCTCAAGGACGGGCTGGGGCTGAGCTGGCTCAACTCGTTCTACGGAATGGTCTCCACGCTCACCACCGGAGCGCCGGACGGGGTCGAGCGCGCGGGCGCCGCGGTCACGCTGTTCGTGGCCGGTTCGATGCTGGCCGGCGTCGTCCTGATCGCGTTGATCACCGCGTTCGCGGTCGACGACCTGCTCGGCAGCCGGTTGGCGGGCACGTTCGGGCCCTCGGTCGGCCGGGTCACCGGGCACGTCGTCGTCTGCGGGCTGGGGACGGTGGGCCTCCGGATGGTCGAACAGCTCCGGGCCGCTGGGGTTCCGGTGGTCGGGATCGACACTGATCCGGACGCCTCGGTCGCGGCCGTGTCGCGGCGGCTGGGCGTCCCGGTCGTGCGCGGGGACGCCAGCGACGAGCACACGCTGCGCGCCGCCAGGGCGCACCGGGCGCGCAGCGTGGTCGCGGCGACCGACGACGACGTGGCGAACGTCGAGGTCGGGCTCGCGGTGTGGGCGATGGACCAGGACCTCCGCATCGTCCTCCGGCTGTTCGACCAGGACCTCTCCGACCGCATCACCGGCGCGCTGCCGCAGGCCGTCTCGCTGTCGGTCTCGGCCGCGGCCGCGCCGGTCTTCCTCGCCGCGATGCTCGGCCGCGAGGTCAAGGCCGCGATCGGGCACGGCCGGGGCGTGCTGCTGGTCGCCGAGGTACCGGTCGGGCCCGGCAGCCCCGCCGACCAGCAGCCGTTGAGCGACCTGGAGCAGTCCGGCCGCGTGCGGGTCTTCGGCCACGTCCGGGAGGTGGCGGCACCGCGCAACGGTGGCCGCGCAGGCGCCGGACGGACGCGGACCCTGACCTGGCATCCCCGCCCGGACGCCACGGTCGCCGCCGGAGACACCGTGTTACTGGTGGCGACCCGAGCCGGGCTGACCGACGTGCTGTTGCGCACGGGGGCGACGAGCGACGTTCCGGACGCGGGCGGTGTTCCGGAGGACGCCGGTCCGCCGTACGGAGCGCCGGCCGGACGTCGGTTCCGCCCGGTGTCGGCGCGGTTGGCGGGCCGGTGGCGGTCCGGGCCTGTCGCGGTGACGACACCGTGGAGCCCCTGGTCGTCGCTGCGTGCGATCCTCGACCGCCGAGCAGACCAGAACGTTCCGCGAGGGGACCCCGCGGCCGACGGCAGGGAGGCCCCCGATGAGAACCTTCGCGGCTCCCGGTGA
- a CDS encoding ammonium transporter, whose translation MEINSGDTAWILASSALVLLMTPGLALFYGGMTRAKSVLNMMMMSFGALGLVTVLWMLYGYSLAFDDDAFGGLVGGLGKIGLKGTLTGVSGTLPETVFASFQLMFAVITVALISGAIADRAKFGAWMIFAGVWATLVYFPVAHWVFAFDGDTTQGGWIANDLQALDFAGGTAVHINAGAAGLALALVLGKRKGWPRESFKPHNLPLVLLGAGLLWFGWFGFNAGSAVAANNTAGIAFINTQVATAAAVLSWLVIEKVRDKHATTLGAASGAVAGLVAITPACGSVNPVGALIIGLLAGAVCALAVGLKYRLGFDDSLDVVGVHLVGGLAGSLLIGLLATDTVVADTNGLFYGGGLGLLGKQAVASFAVLGYSFVVTYIIGFIIKKTIGFRVDEEAEIEGIDTAVHAESAYDFVSGSSLRSGVVGGPAPAGINDQSVREAAPAGKE comes from the coding sequence ATGGAAATCAACTCCGGCGATACCGCCTGGATCCTCGCCAGCAGCGCCCTCGTCCTACTCATGACGCCGGGTCTGGCGCTCTTCTACGGCGGGATGACCCGCGCGAAGAGCGTCCTCAACATGATGATGATGAGCTTCGGTGCGCTCGGGCTCGTCACGGTCCTCTGGATGCTCTACGGCTACTCGCTCGCGTTCGACGACGACGCCTTCGGTGGCCTCGTCGGCGGCCTGGGCAAGATCGGCCTGAAGGGCACGCTCACCGGGGTCTCCGGCACGCTGCCCGAGACCGTGTTCGCCTCCTTCCAGCTCATGTTCGCGGTGATCACCGTCGCACTGATCTCCGGTGCGATCGCGGACCGGGCCAAGTTCGGCGCGTGGATGATCTTCGCCGGCGTCTGGGCGACGCTGGTCTACTTCCCGGTCGCCCACTGGGTGTTCGCGTTCGACGGCGACACCACGCAGGGTGGCTGGATCGCCAACGACCTGCAGGCGCTGGACTTCGCCGGTGGGACCGCGGTCCACATCAACGCCGGTGCCGCCGGCCTGGCGCTCGCGCTGGTGCTCGGCAAGCGCAAGGGTTGGCCGCGGGAGAGCTTCAAGCCGCACAACCTGCCGCTGGTCCTGCTCGGTGCCGGTCTGCTGTGGTTCGGCTGGTTCGGCTTCAACGCCGGTTCGGCCGTCGCCGCCAACAACACCGCGGGCATCGCGTTCATCAACACGCAGGTCGCCACCGCTGCCGCGGTGCTGTCCTGGCTCGTGATCGAGAAGGTCCGCGACAAGCACGCCACCACCCTGGGTGCGGCGTCGGGTGCGGTCGCCGGTCTCGTCGCGATCACCCCCGCCTGTGGTTCGGTCAACCCGGTCGGTGCGCTGATCATCGGTCTGCTGGCCGGTGCGGTCTGCGCCCTGGCCGTCGGTCTCAAGTACCGCCTCGGGTTCGACGACTCGCTCGACGTCGTCGGCGTCCACCTGGTCGGCGGTCTGGCCGGCTCGCTGCTGATCGGTCTGCTCGCCACCGACACCGTCGTGGCCGACACCAACGGTCTGTTCTACGGCGGCGGCCTCGGTCTGCTGGGCAAGCAGGCAGTCGCCTCGTTCGCGGTCCTGGGCTACTCGTTCGTCGTCACCTACATCATCGGCTTCATCATCAAGAAGACGATCGGTTTCCGGGTGGACGAGGAAGCGGAGATCGAGGGCATCGACACCGCGGTCCACGCGGAGTCGGCCTACGACTTCGTGTCGGGCAGCAGCCTCCGCTCGGGCGTCGTCGGTGGTCCGGCCCCGGCTGGTATCAACGACCAGAGCGTCCGCGAAGCGGCTCCGGCCGGTAAGGAGTAG
- a CDS encoding P-II family nitrogen regulator, with protein sequence MAKLVTAVIKPFKLEDVKGALSALGIAGLTVSEVQGYGRQKGHTEVYRGAEYQVDFVPKVRIEVVVDDIDAAKVVDALVAAARTGKIGDGKVWVTSVDEVIRVRTGERGLDAL encoded by the coding sequence ATGGCGAAGCTGGTCACCGCAGTCATCAAGCCGTTCAAGCTGGAGGACGTCAAGGGCGCCCTCTCGGCGCTGGGCATCGCCGGCCTCACGGTCTCCGAGGTCCAGGGCTACGGACGGCAGAAGGGCCACACCGAGGTCTACCGGGGCGCCGAGTACCAGGTCGACTTCGTACCGAAGGTGCGCATCGAGGTCGTGGTCGACGACATCGACGCCGCCAAGGTCGTCGACGCGCTGGTCGCCGCCGCCCGCACCGGGAAGATCGGCGACGGCAAGGTGTGGGTCACCTCGGTCGACGAGGTGATCCGGGTCCGTACCGGCGAGCGCGGACTCGATGCCCTCTGA